A section of the Cryobacterium soli genome encodes:
- the rsgA gene encoding ribosome small subunit-dependent GTPase A, with protein sequence MTWWATPDDDEPEYDESSVRVRPGRKGTKPRTKTRPEHGDALTGRILSVDRGRYTVMLDENEPTERRVTAARASELRKHAVVTGDRVDIVGDTTGAEGSLSRIVRIVPRVTLLRRSADDTDAVERVIVANADQMLIVVAAANPEPRIRLVDRYLVAAYDAGVSPILCITKTDLADPAEFLNNFAGLDLPVFQSRDDAMPLEAISAALVGHDTVFVGHSGVGKSTLVNALVPDAHRAVGVVNTVTGRGRHTSSSTISLRLETDAGRGWVIDTPGVRSFGLGHINTDNILRAFTDLAVIAEKCPRGCTHLPSSPDCAINEAVAAGTLGDTGKARLDSLQRLLETFAAAPSHRQGEN encoded by the coding sequence GTGACGTGGTGGGCGACGCCGGACGATGACGAACCGGAGTACGACGAGTCCAGCGTGCGGGTGCGGCCGGGCCGCAAGGGCACCAAGCCGCGCACCAAGACCCGCCCGGAGCACGGCGACGCCCTGACCGGGCGCATCCTCTCGGTCGACCGCGGCCGGTACACGGTGATGCTCGACGAGAACGAACCCACCGAACGCCGGGTCACGGCCGCGCGCGCCAGCGAGCTGCGCAAGCACGCCGTCGTCACCGGCGACCGCGTCGATATCGTCGGCGACACCACCGGGGCCGAGGGCAGCCTGTCGCGCATCGTGCGCATCGTGCCGCGGGTGACCCTGTTGCGCCGCAGCGCCGATGACACGGATGCGGTGGAACGCGTCATCGTCGCCAACGCCGACCAGATGCTCATCGTCGTGGCCGCGGCGAACCCGGAGCCGCGCATCCGCCTGGTGGACCGGTACCTGGTCGCGGCGTACGACGCCGGGGTGTCCCCCATCCTCTGCATCACCAAGACCGACCTCGCCGACCCGGCCGAGTTCCTCAACAACTTCGCCGGCCTTGACCTGCCCGTGTTCCAGAGCCGCGACGACGCCATGCCGCTTGAGGCCATCTCGGCGGCGCTGGTGGGCCACGACACCGTGTTCGTCGGCCACTCGGGCGTGGGCAAGTCCACGCTCGTGAACGCGCTCGTGCCCGACGCGCACCGCGCCGTGGGCGTGGTGAACACCGTGACCGGACGGGGCCGGCACACCTCGTCGTCGACGATCTCGCTGCGGCTCGAAACGGACGCCGGCCGCGGCTGGGTCATCGACACCCCCGGGGTGCGCTCCTTCGGCCTGGGCCACATCAACACCGACAACATCCTGCGTGCCTTCACCGACCTGGCCGTCATCGCCGAGAAGTGCCCACGCGGTTGCACCCACCTGCCGTCATCGCCCGACTGCGCCATCAACGAGGCCGTCGCGGCCGGAACCCTGGGCGACACCGGCAAAGCCCGCCTGGACTCCCTCCAGCGCCTCCTGGAGACGTTCGCGGCCGCTCCGTCGCACCGCCAGGGCGAGAACTGA